The Legionella sp. MW5194 nucleotide sequence AAAACTGATGGATGCTGTTGACGAAAGCGAGCTAAAAAGCATTGTAGAACAACGCCTTTCAGAGCCCTTTACGCCAGTTAAGGTTGCGCTTGATGATCTATGAGTTACATTTCCATCCGCTTGCGTTAAAAGAATGGAAGAAACTATCGAAGGAGTTGCAGGAACAGTTTAAAAAACTATTAAAACGGCGACTGGAAAATCCGCATGTTATTTCTGCCAAACTTAGTGGCCATCTTAAAGATTGCTATAAGATAAAATTGCATCAGGCTGGCTATAGATTGGTCTACCAAGTTAACGATAATAAAATGATTCTCCTTGTTGTTGCTGTAGGCAAGCGAAACAAAAATAAAGTCTATGAGTCAGCAGAAGATAGGACTTAAGCTGATGATGAATAGGGTATTTGATGGTGTGCACCTGAAGTGATTCTTAAAAATAACAACTACAGAAACTTGCTAATTTAACTTAGTTTATGCAATCAATTTGATGACTGGATTAATGGTCGTTTTAACAGGTTTAAAAAAATTATTATATCTATTGACCTTGCCGTTACGTCAACCCTTATCGTGTATGTTGTCAATTAGAGGAGAGCAAAATGGCATACACGATTAATCAATTGGCGAGGCTTTCAGGGGTCAGTACCCGCACTCTGCGATTCTATGATGAAATTGCTTTATTAAAACCTGCCTACTATGGTGGCAATCAATATCGTTATTACAAAGAAGAGCAGCTGCTTATGTTACAGCAGATTTTATTTTTTCGTGAGCTTGGTTTTCCTCTAAATGATATCCAACAGATTATGAGTAGTGATGATTTTGATAAAATAGAATCATTAAAAAGACATAAATCTGCTTTGGAATCTAGTCTTGAACGAACAGCAACGCTCATCAAGACGATTGATAAAACCATTTCACATTTAAGAGGAAAAATAATTATGCGTGATGCGGAAATGTATGATGGCTTCGATCCCATCAAACAACAAGAGCACGAAAAATATATGCTCGAAACAGGAGTGATATCACAAAAGCAAATTGATGATAGTTGGACGCGTGTTTCTCACTGGAAAAAATCAAATTGGGAACAGTTTAAAAATGCGGGTGAAAAGCTTAATCTTGAGCTGGCCAATGCATTAGCAAAAGGAGTTAGGACTGATTCGGATGAGGTTCAGGCATTAATCCAAGAACATTACGATTGGGTTAATAATTTTTGGACACCAACAAAGGAGACATATTTAGGACTTGGAAAAATGTACCTGGACCATCCAGATTTTCGATTATTTTATAATAAATATCACCCTGGTTTGGTTGATTATTTGGTAGCTGCTATGAGAGTTTTTGCTGAACGTAAGCTATCGTGATCATCTTGCTCTGCTGATAGAAGCATCAGTAGAGCACTATCTTTCTGGGAAATTATTATGAATACCAAAATTTGCTTTACTAATTCTACTATTCTGTTAAACGATGGCAGAACACTTGGATATGCTGAGTTTGGAGATCCAAAAGGAGAGGTAGTTTTTTATTTTCATGGACTTCCAGGTTCTAGGCTTGAGGCTGGGCATTGGGAAAATATAGCATGTTTAAATCATTATCGATTAATTAGTATTGATAGACCAGGAATGGGTTTATCTTCTAAACATCCAACGCGCACTATTCTTTCATGGGCTGATGATGTTGAGGCTCTTGCCAATTACTTAGGTATCCCTAAATTTTCTATTATAGGTCACTCTGGTGGAGCTCCTTTTGTTGCAGGATGTGGATATAAAATACCTCATCGGTTAAATAAAATAGCGATTGTCTCAGGTATGGGGCCTTTTGAAATACCTGAGGCTACAGCAAGTCTAGGACGAGGACAGCGGTTTATAAATAAAATGATTAAAGCAATACCCCCAATTGCTACCGTCATGGTAAATCTCATGTTTTTGATGCTGAAAAAACCCGGGATATTAAAAAAAATGACGAGTAAAATGTCAGAGGTAGATCAGCGTATTTTAGGTGACACAGAAGCTGGTGATTTATTTATCCAATCATCGTTAGAGGCTTTTAAAGGTGGTATTACAGGCGTATCTCAAGAAATTCAATTAAGCCTAAAGCCTTGGGGATTTGATATGAGCCATATAAAGTGCCCTGTTGTCATTTGGCAAGGTAGATTAGATAAACAAGCTCCGTTAGCTCATGCCAATCTTTATGCAAAATTAATCCCTAACGCCTCACTAAAAGTTTTGGATCATGAAGGACATATCTCGTTGCTCATTAACCATGGTGAGAAAATTTTGCGCAGTGTTCGTGAATAAAATTTTGCATCGTCGCTACTATTTTAGGTTACAACCGTATTGGAAGTAACGATCGTGATAAAAGTGGCATACAAGAGAACATTTTTATTTATATTAGAGCGTTAGATTCAACGATTTTCCCCCAATTTCACAATTGTCGCTATTGCCTGTAAGATAAACGTAGCCCATCGTTTTAAGTTCTGTTTGCAATCCCAATAAATTATAAAACTGCTCACATTCAGCAAGTTTATTAACTGCTAGGGCTATATGTCCCAAACTGGCATTTTTGGGTAACATTTTTTAGGTCCTTATTTGAATGTAAGTTGGTTCATATTGGAAGCATTGTTTATTATTAGATACTCTCAACCCGAAACGCTTGATAAGAAGGTGATTCATAGGGATGAGCCTTCTTTAAGGCCGCAACAGCCACTGTGATTTGCTCTTCAGTACAGATAATTTCTACTTTATATTCAGGTACTCTTTCAAGCTGATTGATTTCCCCAATAAAAGCATGGCTTCCAGGTAATGGCATAAATTGCCCCTCACCCAATGTTTGCCAAGCACAATGCTGATAATGATCAACACTCCCTGCGCCTGTAGCAAAAATAGCATTTTTAACAATTTCTAAATGGGTTTCTGGAACACAAAAACAAAGCATGTACATGATATCACCTATGGGGAAATTAATTCTGATTTCCAAGAATCTTCTATCTTCGTATAGCGAATTACTTCAGAAAAAGAAATAGAGCCGACCGTGTAGAAAATCCATGTTTCTGGGATAAAGCGAAAACCGAAATAATACTCGCTCATAGGGATAGGAAGTCCTGCAAATTGATCACTCAATTCTTTTTTCCTGGTTTCCAATTGGTTTAAATCTTTAATGACAAGTCCTGAAGTAGGAGCATAAGCAGAGAATCTCAATTGGCGTTCACGAGGAAGAGTACTCCAAAAAGCTTCATTTTCTTCTTGAGAAATGGGGATTGCTGTACCTTCTAAAATAACTTGTCGGTTCTGCATCGCAAATAAAAAATTTAAACAGGATTTAGGGTTATTTAATAATTCAGCAACCTTGCGTGTTTTTTGCTGCGTAAAAAATAAAAGACTCTCTGTTTCAATTTCCCGAATGGCCACCACTCGACTATGAGGTTCGCTAGAGCTGCTACAAGTACTTAAAACAGCACAGGAAGGATCCTCAATCCCCCTTTCTTTTTCCTTGTTCAACCATTCTTTTAGCATGTTAAAGGGCACGAGTTTCTCCTGTAAATTGGTGTGATAAAGTTAAAAGTATTAAACAAAACTCATGTTGGCACTTTGCATGCGCGTGGATTCACTTCCACCATCGTTTTTGAACCTGATTTTACAATGCGTATTTGATTGTGCTCCACTAATAATTCAACCGCTTGGTCGCGTTTTATTTTATCTCGCAATGGACTTAATTGTTGAATAGTTCGTAAGGTTGTTGAACTAATATTTTTTTCAATAAACCAGTCCATAAGTTTTAGGGCATCGGAAAACTGCAAAGAAACGGTTTCAGTAGGCATAATTCGTCGTGCTTCTTGCAAATGCCAACTAATTATTTCAATGGCATTTTCGGTATGCTCTACACCAATATCCCCATGGCGTCCTTCAAAAAGATGAAAGAGTGCTGCAAGCCGCGCTGTATTTTCAGCGGCCTTTGACGCGAAATCAACGACATCGACCCACTGGCCTTGAGGTTTTAACCCAGCTTCCACTGCATTAAAAAATAAAATCCATTGTTGTTTTGCGGCCATACTCATTTTCAACAATGGAAGTTGAATACAACCTTGATGGCTTAATTGTTCTGACTGGTTTAAGCAGGCAGTGACGCGTTGCTCATAATGGGTTAGAGAATGTAAAGAGGCAGGCGGCTCTTGGTAAAATCGATTTCCCATACTATTGGCAGGATAAGCCATAAGGCAACGAGCTAAAAAACCGCTTTGTCGGCTAATACCGGATGCTTGCTTGGTAAGTTGTTGTAAGATAAGCGGTTGCATCATCAAGTTAAGTGTTAAACGCCGATTTTCAATGGTAAATCCTTGCGTTGTCTTACGATGTGCTGTGAACGTCTTACCGTCCCACAAACGATTAAGCAATGCTACAAAACGAGTTGGATTGCCTTGCATGCTATGGCTACCCAAGATGATGCCTGCCTCATCAGACCATAAGGATGCAGAAGGCCAACCTTGGGCTAAATGAATAGCCAGTGCTTCTTGGGTAGCATCTTCAAAATAAAGAGTGGGTTGCAAAGGAATTTCCGGTTCTTGATGAATTAACTCATCAAGCATTTCTTTGGCATAATCCGAGTCTTCTCCCGTATAGGTTGCACGTTTGATTTGGGAGAATAAACTGTCTTTTTCCATTTGCCATACTTGGTGTTGCGTTAGCGCTGACAACACTTCAGGTTCGCGCCTTTTACGAATAAGTGTTTCCCAGTGACGCGCTGCCCTCGAAAAAACATTATCTGCAGCAGTTTTTCGGGTGCCAGAGCCGCTGGCAATTAAAAAATAAAGCGATACAGGACTAATTAAATAGTTGTCTCGCGCTACATTGGCAAGTGATTGACATGATAAAGACATGTTAGCCAAGGCGCTGCATGCAATCAAAGGCAGAGGTTGCTGTCCATATTGTTGATAGTCTACTACGGCTTTTTTAACAATTGAGGGAAGTGCCTCAACTGGGTAAGGACAGTCAGGGGCTAAGATTGGGGAAAGTGGAATAGGTTGTCCCCATGTAATGCTTTGATGTAGATTATTTTTAATCTCTAATTCATTCTGTTCAATAGTCATTGTTTTAGAGGATAAAGTTTTGGTTTTCGATTTTACCAGTAGCCTCAGTATGATGTAAAATTAGTGGCTGAAATATACTGATGATGCTAAATACTGGCTCTATGGCGATTCGGATATAGCGCTTCTATTAAAAATTGTTAGGGTCTAGATGATTGTAAAATGTGTACGAGCTGGTGTCCATGAATTAAAACAGATCAATGAGTTAATGTATCGCTCAAAATCTTATTGGGGATATGATAAAGCATTTATGGATAAATTCATGCAGCTTTTTCAAATGACCACAGACTATCTTGAAAAAAATACAGTGCAACTTTTTTGTGAAAGAAATACTGAAAAACCCGAAAAGGTGATGGGTTTTTATAGTTTTAGCATCAGAAATAAAGAGTCTGAACTGGATAATTTTTTTATTGATCTAGATTATATTGGTAAAGGCTTCGGTAAAAAAATGTGGTCTATGATGGTAGAAGATTTTAAATCAAATGGTGTTAGTAGATTCAAATTATGGAGCGATCCTGGTGCTGAACCATTTTACAAGAAAATGGGATGCATCAAAATTGGTGTTAAAAAATCTCCTATGATGCCAAATAGATATCCCATTATTTTTGAGTATAAGATTTGAAGAAGTTTTTTTCATTTTACTCTGGAGTAATGTGGTTTTTTTGAGCAACCCAAACAGTTGCTTCCCCACAATCAGGATCCCTAATGTTATGTACAAGGACTTTAAAATGGCACTTTAGAAGAATTTGAGTATATTCTTCAGACGAAAGGGATGCATGATATAAATCATATCCCCCATTATCACCCCAGACTTCCCCGTACTCGGGTCCGGAAGTAAATATTAATAAACCATTTTGCTCTACCAAAGAAGCAAGAGATTTTAATGTTTTTCGTTGATCATCATGAGGTAAATGAAAGAAACTATGCCAGGCAATGACCGCATCGAATTTCTCTTGTAAATCTAAAGTTCTCATATCAGCAAGTAGCCATTTTGCATCTGGGAATCTTATCTTGTATTGCTCAATCATTTTTTGACTTGCATCAATGCCCGTTACTTTATATCCTTGTTTAATTAAAAATTGTGCTATGGGTTCGCCTGTACCGCAGCCATCCGATATTTCAACTGAACAAAACCACCGCCAATACATTTGGTTTCAAGATGCTCCAGTTCAATGTCTTGTGTCAAATGTACAAATAATGAACGACCAGAACCTAGCAAGACTGGTGCGATGGTTATTGTTATTCATGGATTAAATTCGCGGCTATAAAATTTTGGACAGTTATTCCTCCATCAATATAAAGATGCTTAAATCCTTCATCAGTTAACCGCTTAACGAGCTCGATGGGTGTTTCGGAAGATGCTGAAACATATTTTAAATGAGCAGGGATTTCTATAGGTTTGCTACTCATCACTATGACAGGAAGCTCACCATAAGGCCAAGGGTCGAATGATAAGACTTTCTCAAAAGAATGCCTCCCCATAATGAGTCCATCGACCGTAGATATGAACTCTTTATAACCACCATCCTCACCTGGGGGCACAAGCTCATTTGCTTTCATTAGCCAATCAATAGAACCATTATCTCTTGCAATAAAGCCATCAAGACTTGTAGCAATAAATACAGAACATTTAGCAAACATCATCATTTATCCTTTGTATACAGACTTATTGATTGAGCTCATGCAGTGTAATAGCATTTCCTTCAGAATCGATGATAATTGCCATTCTACATACGGGTGATGAAAAAGTATCCAATTTGAATGTTACCCCATTCTTTTTTAATTGTTGCGTTAAGGAATCCAAACCTTCCACTTCAAAAGCAATACTACCCCCGGACACAGCACTTGGTTTAACACCTTCCGCAAGGGTTGTGATTGCAAAGCATCCGCCTTGGGGTAAGTCGTACTCTATCCAATGACCATTCGCAGATATTTTGCTAGGTATTAAACCAAGATTTTTTTTATAAAAATCCATCGCTCGATCTAAATTTTCGACAGGATACATGGTAAACGCTACTTTTTTAACATGGTTTCTCCTTTAAATAATTTTTCCCATTATTATAAGCTCACATGCGCCCAAATGTCGTCATGGTGAAAATGATCGATTATTTATCGAAGCGGTTTGCTGGATTATCAGGACTGGCGCGCCTTGGAGAGATTTGCCACCTGATTATGGAAAATGGCAAAGTGTTTATGGTCGCTATAATCGATGGGTTAAAAATGGACATTTCAATGGAATACTTGAAATTTTAAAAAAAAGATGGCGATCACGAATGGCACATGATGGATGGTAGCGTTATTCGAGCACATCAACATGCGGCTGGAGCTCAAGGCGGCCAAGAGAAACAAGCACTAGGCCGAAGCAAAGGTGGTTTTAGCTCAAAAATCCATGTAAAGGTTGATTCTTTTGGATTGCCTTTGAGTTTTATTTTAACACCTGGACAAGACAGTGAGATAAAAACAGCAAAGGAATTGCTCGGTGATGAACTATCCGAGTATTTATTAGCCGATAAGGCTTATGATAGCAATGAATTTCGCGGGGAGTTGAAAAATAGAGGAATCACGGCGGTCATCCCATCCAAAAAGAATCGCATCATACCTATAGAGCATGATACACATATATACAAAGAGCGTAATTACGTTGAGCGTTTTTTTAATCGAGTCAAAAGTTTTAGGAGAATTGCTACACATTATGATAAAACAGCTATCATGTTTCTAGGAGCACTAACTCTAGTAAGTATTATATTGTGGCTGAAACTTTAAAAACACGCCCTAGTATTAAAGTGCCATTGTTACCTAAAAATAAATTTTTTTAAAGAATTCACTCTAGACATTGAATAGAACTATTTGTTTTTCTAGCAGTATTTGGAAAATTAATTACTAATAAAGAAAGACTTTGGTTATCTATCTGTATGAAAATACTATAACAACTTTATGTCACATGAACATCATGTATTTATTCAAGCATTTTTGGGACCCTTTTATTAAAAGTTCACGAGAAGTTTTCAAAGAAATTTTTGGCTGGGTATTTATTGTGTGGGATATTTTGCGATTATCTGCCTTTATTAGCCTCTATTTTACAGAAAGGAGGTTCTAGTTCACATTTGCTCCGTTTCTGTAACTTAAGCATTCAAATTCTTAATGCTAACTATATGAAAACAAATTATTTTGTTAAAATAAGCGCTAACTTTTGATGGTAAGTGGTAGGTAACAGGATCCCATTACTGAGATCCCGTCCCATAAGAACGTAGCGTGAAACTTTCGCCTCACTACGCTCAAGCCTTTTTAAAGCCAACTTCGGTTGACCCAGCTATCTTGCTTCACTT carries:
- a CDS encoding GNAT family N-acetyltransferase, which encodes MIVKCVRAGVHELKQINELMYRSKSYWGYDKAFMDKFMQLFQMTTDYLEKNTVQLFCERNTEKPEKVMGFYSFSIRNKESELDNFFIDLDYIGKGFGKKMWSMMVEDFKSNGVSRFKLWSDPGAEPFYKKMGCIKIGVKKSPMMPNRYPIIFEYKI
- a CDS encoding transposase, with the translated sequence MRTGAPWRDLPPDYGKWQSVYGRYNRWVKNGHFNGILEILKKRWRSRMAHDGW
- a CDS encoding VOC family protein, whose translation is MYPVENLDRAMDFYKKNLGLIPSKISANGHWIEYDLPQGGCFAITTLAEGVKPSAVSGGSIAFEVEGLDSLTQQLKKNGVTFKLDTFSSPVCRMAIIIDSEGNAITLHELNQ
- a CDS encoding alpha/beta fold hydrolase yields the protein MNTKICFTNSTILLNDGRTLGYAEFGDPKGEVVFYFHGLPGSRLEAGHWENIACLNHYRLISIDRPGMGLSSKHPTRTILSWADDVEALANYLGIPKFSIIGHSGGAPFVAGCGYKIPHRLNKIAIVSGMGPFEIPEATASLGRGQRFINKMIKAIPPIATVMVNLMFLMLKKPGILKKMTSKMSEVDQRILGDTEAGDLFIQSSLEAFKGGITGVSQEIQLSLKPWGFDMSHIKCPVVIWQGRLDKQAPLAHANLYAKLIPNASLKVLDHEGHISLLINHGEKILRSVRE
- a CDS encoding type II toxin-antitoxin system RelE/ParE family toxin gives rise to the protein MIYELHFHPLALKEWKKLSKELQEQFKKLLKRRLENPHVISAKLSGHLKDCYKIKLHQAGYRLVYQVNDNKMILLVVAVGKRNKNKVYESAEDRT
- a CDS encoding trans-aconitate 2-methyltransferase — translated: MYWRWFCSVEISDGCGTGEPIAQFLIKQGYKVTGIDASQKMIEQYKIRFPDAKWLLADMRTLDLQEKFDAVIAWHSFFHLPHDDQRKTLKSLASLVEQNGLLIFTSGPEYGEVWGDNGGYDLYHASLSSEEYTQILLKCHFKVLVHNIRDPDCGEATVWVAQKNHITPE
- a CDS encoding IS5 family transposase, whose product is MMDGSVIRAHQHAAGAQGGQEKQALGRSKGGFSSKIHVKVDSFGLPLSFILTPGQDSEIKTAKELLGDELSEYLLADKAYDSNEFRGELKNRGITAVIPSKKNRIIPIEHDTHIYKERNYVERFFNRVKSFRRIATHYDKTAIMFLGALTLVSIILWLKL
- a CDS encoding pyridoxal 5'-phosphate synthase: MPFNMLKEWLNKEKERGIEDPSCAVLSTCSSSSEPHSRVVAIREIETESLLFFTQQKTRKVAELLNNPKSCLNFLFAMQNRQVILEGTAIPISQEENEAFWSTLPRERQLRFSAYAPTSGLVIKDLNQLETRKKELSDQFAGLPIPMSEYYFGFRFIPETWIFYTVGSISFSEVIRYTKIEDSWKSELISP
- a CDS encoding MerR family transcriptional regulator, producing the protein MAYTINQLARLSGVSTRTLRFYDEIALLKPAYYGGNQYRYYKEEQLLMLQQILFFRELGFPLNDIQQIMSSDDFDKIESLKRHKSALESSLERTATLIKTIDKTISHLRGKIIMRDAEMYDGFDPIKQQEHEKYMLETGVISQKQIDDSWTRVSHWKKSNWEQFKNAGEKLNLELANALAKGVRTDSDEVQALIQEHYDWVNNFWTPTKETYLGLGKMYLDHPDFRLFYNKYHPGLVDYLVAAMRVFAERKLS
- a CDS encoding YfjI family protein is translated as MTIEQNELEIKNNLHQSITWGQPIPLSPILAPDCPYPVEALPSIVKKAVVDYQQYGQQPLPLIACSALANMSLSCQSLANVARDNYLISPVSLYFLIASGSGTRKTAADNVFSRAARHWETLIRKRREPEVLSALTQHQVWQMEKDSLFSQIKRATYTGEDSDYAKEMLDELIHQEPEIPLQPTLYFEDATQEALAIHLAQGWPSASLWSDEAGIILGSHSMQGNPTRFVALLNRLWDGKTFTAHRKTTQGFTIENRRLTLNLMMQPLILQQLTKQASGISRQSGFLARCLMAYPANSMGNRFYQEPPASLHSLTHYEQRVTACLNQSEQLSHQGCIQLPLLKMSMAAKQQWILFFNAVEAGLKPQGQWVDVVDFASKAAENTARLAALFHLFEGRHGDIGVEHTENAIEIISWHLQEARRIMPTETVSLQFSDALKLMDWFIEKNISSTTLRTIQQLSPLRDKIKRDQAVELLVEHNQIRIVKSGSKTMVEVNPRACKVPT